From Alienimonas californiensis, a single genomic window includes:
- the rsgA gene encoding ribosome small subunit-dependent GTPase A: MAPKRSGKGSGQKVRVEFRKNRTNRTRVNDLTRDAAPAAVVGENATDEEELDDLTGGERLSGKGNLSRRRTVVAEERDGQLIRDVDVAGCLAGRVISAIGLHCLVETEAAAGDAGGERYECTVRRVLRTLARDGRNAVVTGDRVLIRPQEADGVRDAPGGAAKKMAVVERVEPRHGVISREHKNREHVLVANVDQVVIVVSAADPPLKPALIDRMLVSAEKGGVGATIAVNKCDLPDADRPRLEELAALYESLGYPTVLASARTGEGVDRIRALLAGSQSVVAGQSGVGKSSLLNVVEPGWSLRVGEVSGWTGKGRHTTRRAILLRLTAGGVAAVGDDAGWVADTPGVRQFALWDVANFEVEAYFREFQPHIPHCKYPDCTHTHEDGCAVKAAVLDGAISRVRYDSYVRIISGTE, encoded by the coding sequence TTCCGGCAAAGGCTCGGGTCAAAAGGTCCGGGTCGAGTTTCGCAAGAACCGCACGAATCGCACCCGCGTGAACGACCTCACCCGCGACGCCGCCCCCGCTGCGGTCGTCGGCGAGAACGCCACGGATGAGGAGGAACTGGACGACCTCACCGGCGGCGAGAGGCTGTCCGGCAAGGGCAATCTCTCCCGCCGCCGCACCGTCGTCGCTGAGGAGCGCGACGGCCAACTGATCCGCGACGTGGACGTCGCCGGCTGTCTCGCCGGACGGGTCATCTCCGCGATCGGTCTGCACTGCCTCGTCGAGACCGAGGCCGCCGCGGGGGACGCCGGCGGGGAACGGTATGAATGCACCGTTCGCCGCGTGCTACGGACGCTCGCCCGGGACGGCCGCAACGCCGTCGTCACCGGCGACCGGGTGCTGATCCGCCCGCAGGAGGCCGACGGCGTCCGCGACGCCCCCGGCGGGGCGGCGAAGAAAATGGCCGTCGTCGAGCGGGTCGAGCCCCGACACGGCGTGATCTCCCGGGAGCACAAGAACCGGGAGCACGTGCTGGTCGCCAACGTCGATCAGGTGGTGATCGTCGTCAGCGCCGCGGACCCGCCACTCAAACCGGCCCTCATCGACCGCATGCTGGTCAGCGCCGAAAAGGGCGGGGTGGGGGCGACGATCGCCGTCAACAAGTGCGACCTCCCGGACGCGGACCGCCCGCGGTTGGAGGAACTGGCGGCCCTCTATGAATCCCTCGGCTACCCCACCGTGCTCGCCAGCGCCCGCACCGGCGAGGGCGTGGACCGCATCCGGGCATTGCTGGCCGGTTCGCAAAGCGTCGTCGCCGGGCAGAGCGGCGTCGGCAAAAGCTCCCTGCTGAACGTCGTCGAACCCGGCTGGAGCCTGCGGGTCGGCGAGGTGAGCGGCTGGACCGGCAAGGGCCGTCACACGACCCGCCGGGCGATCCTCCTCCGACTCACCGCCGGCGGCGTCGCGGCCGTCGGCGACGACGCCGGCTGGGTCGCGGACACCCCCGGCGTGCGTCAGTTCGCCCTCTGGGACGTGGCGAACTTTGAGGTGGAGGCTTACTTCCGCGAGTTCCAGCCGCACATCCCGCACTGCAAATACCCGGATTGCACCCACACCCACGAGGACGGCTGCGCCGTGAAGGCCGCCGTGCTGGACGGGGCGATCAGCCGCGTGCGGTACGACAGCTACGTCCGCATCATCAGCGGAACGGAGTGA
- a CDS encoding outer membrane protein assembly factor BamB family protein, giving the protein MFPTSRPLSAVALSMIFSLGCGPGGEPVAPVSVDETGGPVAPSEGAAVDVAARPFDPAAPAVPTAEMGWPQFRGPNRIGIGVGTNPPIEWSDEKNVRWVADVPGRGNSSPVVSGDRVFLTSADEETQTQLLLAYDLNSGEPLWQREVATGSLPLRQMHNEGTHASTTPAVGDGVVFVSQLHDGALWASAWTVDGERLWGEERVGAFEMKHGYGASPVLYGSVVIVAGDNLGPGYLVALDRETGQVRWRTPREPQDTYGTPLIATLNGQDTLVMAGNGALDAYDPADGSLLWSVDGVTETVAGSPVCGMATVDGEQRPVVLASGGYPGSETLAVFPPRDGETEPTVAWRNRDKAYVPSPLILGDFVYMTGDDGRSWCYDAGNGDVMWQTRIPKPLFRASPVAVGTGDDLRILQTSVAGVTTVYRATPDSFEKLAENQLGEESYASPAVVGDALLIRSASGRGADRQDRLYCIAAE; this is encoded by the coding sequence ATGTTCCCGACGTCCCGCCCGCTCTCCGCCGTCGCGCTCAGCATGATTTTCAGCCTCGGCTGCGGGCCGGGGGGCGAGCCGGTAGCGCCGGTGTCCGTCGACGAGACCGGCGGCCCGGTGGCCCCGTCCGAGGGCGCCGCCGTCGACGTCGCGGCTCGTCCGTTCGACCCCGCGGCGCCGGCCGTGCCGACGGCGGAGATGGGCTGGCCGCAGTTCCGCGGTCCGAACCGGATCGGCATCGGCGTCGGTACGAATCCGCCAATCGAGTGGAGCGACGAAAAGAACGTCCGCTGGGTCGCCGACGTCCCCGGCCGCGGCAACTCCTCCCCGGTCGTCTCGGGCGACCGCGTCTTCCTCACCTCCGCGGATGAGGAGACGCAAACGCAACTCCTGCTCGCCTACGACCTGAACAGCGGGGAGCCCCTCTGGCAGCGCGAGGTGGCGACCGGGTCGCTGCCGCTCCGCCAGATGCACAACGAGGGGACGCACGCCTCCACGACGCCGGCGGTCGGCGACGGGGTCGTGTTCGTCTCGCAGCTGCACGACGGGGCGCTCTGGGCCTCGGCGTGGACGGTCGACGGGGAAAGGCTGTGGGGGGAGGAACGGGTCGGAGCGTTCGAGATGAAGCACGGCTACGGGGCGAGTCCCGTGCTGTACGGCTCCGTCGTGATCGTCGCCGGCGACAACCTCGGTCCCGGCTACCTCGTGGCGCTGGACCGGGAGACCGGGCAGGTGCGTTGGCGGACGCCACGCGAGCCGCAGGACACCTACGGCACCCCGCTGATCGCCACGCTGAACGGCCAGGACACTCTCGTCATGGCCGGGAACGGCGCCCTCGACGCCTACGATCCGGCGGACGGATCGCTGCTGTGGTCGGTGGACGGCGTGACCGAGACCGTGGCCGGCTCCCCGGTCTGCGGCATGGCGACCGTTGACGGCGAACAACGACCCGTGGTCCTCGCTTCCGGCGGGTACCCCGGCTCCGAAACCCTGGCCGTCTTCCCGCCGCGGGACGGGGAGACCGAGCCCACGGTCGCCTGGCGGAACCGCGACAAAGCCTACGTCCCGAGCCCGCTGATCCTCGGCGACTTCGTGTACATGACCGGCGACGACGGCCGCTCCTGGTGCTACGACGCCGGGAACGGCGACGTGATGTGGCAGACCCGCATCCCCAAACCGCTGTTCCGGGCCTCGCCGGTGGCGGTGGGCACGGGCGACGACCTGCGAATCCTGCAAACCAGCGTCGCCGGCGTCACCACCGTCTACCGCGCCACGCCGGACAGCTTCGAAAAACTGGCGGAGAACCAACTCGGCGAGGAGTCCTACGCCAGCCCGGCGGTCGTCGGAGACGCGTTGCTGATTCGATCGGCGAGCGGCCGGGGGGCGGACCGGCAGGACCGGCTCTACTGCATTGCCGCGGAGTGA
- a CDS encoding DUF480 domain-containing protein, producing MDAEDQFPPFKTLTRPQRRVIGTLIEKGLTTPGSYPLTLKAVVTGCNQTSNREPITNYSEGAALETLDDLAALGLAAEVHTAGGRAAKYRHLVRKRLTITEPQIAVLAELMLRGRQSLGELRARASRMVPIASLEDLREALDGLMEMGFVSADGPLERRGATVDHALYPPNEAPPAAPAASPAAAASPGSARPASAGPAVDPEELAALKEANEELRTELAELTDRVGQLADALDDLRRDLGVT from the coding sequence ATGGATGCCGAAGACCAGTTCCCGCCCTTCAAGACCCTGACCCGTCCGCAGCGGCGGGTGATCGGCACGCTGATCGAAAAGGGCCTCACCACGCCCGGCTCCTATCCGCTGACGCTCAAGGCGGTGGTGACCGGCTGCAATCAAACGTCCAATCGTGAGCCGATCACGAACTACTCCGAGGGCGCGGCGCTGGAAACGCTGGACGACCTCGCCGCGCTCGGCCTCGCGGCGGAGGTGCACACTGCGGGCGGGCGGGCGGCGAAGTACCGGCACCTCGTCCGCAAACGGCTGACGATCACCGAGCCGCAGATCGCCGTGCTGGCCGAACTGATGCTCCGCGGTCGGCAGTCGCTGGGCGAACTGCGGGCGCGGGCGTCGCGGATGGTGCCCATTGCCTCGCTGGAAGACCTTCGCGAGGCGCTGGACGGTTTGATGGAGATGGGCTTCGTCTCCGCCGACGGCCCGCTGGAGCGCCGCGGGGCGACCGTCGATCACGCCCTCTACCCGCCGAACGAGGCCCCGCCCGCCGCCCCGGCCGCGAGCCCCGCCGCCGCGGCGAGCCCGGGATCGGCCCGCCCGGCGTCGGCGGGGCCCGCCGTCGACCCCGAGGAACTGGCCGCCCTGAAAGAGGCGAACGAAGAACTCCGCACGGAACTGGCCGAACTGACCGATCGCGTCGGCCAGCTCGCGGACGCCTTGGATGATCTGCGGCGGGACCTCGGCGTCACCTGA
- a CDS encoding anti-sigma factor: MSQIARLTAEDRDDLVAYLDGELEGAASERIGKALASSPVARNEVEMLTRTWDLLDLLPAADPDREFTERTLAAARSLDESVPLSDRAAVHVARGAGLLALWAAGLAGAATVGYLAAAEWAPGASDALVRDEPVLRDLPRLRDAQSETFLQELNRSGVLIDLPPDLDPEAPASPE; this comes from the coding sequence ATGTCCCAGATCGCCCGCCTGACCGCCGAAGACCGCGACGATCTCGTCGCGTACCTCGACGGCGAATTGGAGGGCGCGGCCAGCGAGCGCATCGGCAAGGCGCTCGCCAGCAGCCCCGTCGCGCGGAACGAGGTGGAGATGCTCACCCGCACCTGGGACCTGCTGGATCTGCTCCCCGCCGCGGACCCGGACCGGGAGTTCACCGAACGCACCCTCGCGGCGGCCCGCTCCCTGGACGAGAGCGTGCCGCTGTCGGACCGGGCCGCGGTGCACGTCGCCCGGGGGGCCGGCCTGCTGGCGCTGTGGGCGGCGGGGCTCGCGGGGGCGGCGACGGTCGGCTACCTCGCCGCCGCCGAATGGGCTCCTGGCGCCAGTGACGCCCTCGTGCGGGACGAACCCGTCCTCCGCGACCTGCCCCGGCTGCGCGACGCCCAGAGCGAAACGTTCCTGCAGGAACTGAACCGCTCCGGCGTGCTGATCGACCTGCCGCCGGACCTCGACCCCGAAGCCCCCGCGTCGCCGGAATGA
- a CDS encoding RNA polymerase sigma factor: MPDVAPTAARRSAAESAAGRTVPLPTSGEAASPSALRDPNVQLMLQVRDGDEAAFAELVEKFQARLVTVFTHLVGDRSLAEDLSQEAFLRVYRARTGYVPTAKFSTWLYRIAHNLASNARRGLGRKKEIRVDPKVGSATGTHEQMAVEKSGLMPSRLFAKDELREKVREALDTLSDRQKLAVLLHRFEGMPYADIAETMELSPAAVKSLLARARENLRSKLEPYVK; the protein is encoded by the coding sequence GTGCCGGACGTCGCCCCGACCGCCGCCCGTCGTTCCGCGGCCGAGTCCGCGGCCGGTCGCACCGTCCCCCTGCCGACGTCCGGCGAGGCGGCCAGCCCGTCGGCCCTCCGCGACCCGAACGTGCAACTGATGTTGCAGGTCCGCGACGGGGACGAGGCCGCCTTCGCGGAGCTGGTGGAGAAGTTCCAGGCCCGGTTGGTGACGGTGTTCACCCACCTCGTCGGTGACCGCAGCCTCGCGGAGGACCTGTCGCAGGAGGCCTTCCTACGGGTCTACCGGGCCCGCACCGGCTATGTGCCGACGGCGAAGTTCAGCACCTGGCTGTACCGCATCGCCCACAACCTCGCCAGCAACGCCCGCCGCGGGCTGGGCCGGAAGAAGGAGATCCGGGTCGATCCGAAGGTGGGCTCCGCGACCGGCACCCACGAGCAGATGGCCGTCGAGAAAAGCGGTCTGATGCCCAGCCGGCTCTTCGCCAAGGACGAATTGCGGGAGAAGGTCCGCGAGGCGCTGGACACGCTCTCCGATCGGCAGAAGCTCGCCGTGCTGCTGCACCGCTTTGAGGGCATGCCCTACGCGGACATCGCCGAGACGATGGAACTGTCCCCCGCCGCCGTGAAAAGCCTGCTGGCCCGGGCCCGCGAGAACCTGCGTTCCAAGCTGGAACCGTACGTGAAGTGA
- the eboE gene encoding metabolite traffic protein EboE, with translation MTLPSLPTCYCTNVHPGRSVAEVLDGLEQFAVPVRDRLAAAGAGPLAVGLWFAAPVAEVLTEDAGALARIAAFLRERDLTCYTLNAFPFGDFHRDAVKADVYLPDWTDPLRLAYTGRCAALLAALLPEGREGSVSTLPLGSALNGELPADFERRCIDHLLALARELDELHDRTGRVVRLAIEPEPFCVLETTAETIAFFDRLRTAADEAGCGAAARTHLGVCYDVCHQAVEFEAAAEVVAAFEAADVRINKVQLSCAVELPDPADADARAALVRYAEPRYLHQTFAAVRDGDSWAVRGRAADIAPEFADAAPPEFFAADAWRTHFHVPISRTDLGPLNTTRPELAAALSAVAGLPYAPHLEVETYTWPVLPGATPTPEEQIEGIAAELLAAAAIAATTVQNDGAA, from the coding sequence GTGACGTTACCCTCGCTGCCGACCTGCTATTGCACGAACGTGCACCCCGGCCGCAGCGTCGCCGAGGTTTTGGACGGGTTGGAACAGTTCGCCGTCCCGGTGCGGGACCGTCTCGCCGCCGCGGGGGCCGGTCCGCTGGCGGTGGGACTGTGGTTCGCCGCGCCCGTCGCCGAGGTGCTGACCGAAGACGCCGGCGCTCTCGCCCGCATCGCCGCGTTCCTGCGGGAGCGCGACCTGACCTGCTACACGCTCAACGCCTTTCCCTTCGGCGACTTCCACCGGGACGCCGTCAAGGCGGACGTGTACCTGCCGGATTGGACGGACCCGCTGCGTCTCGCCTACACCGGGCGGTGTGCGGCGCTGCTTGCGGCGTTGCTGCCGGAGGGGCGGGAGGGCAGCGTCTCCACGCTGCCGCTGGGCAGCGCCCTGAACGGCGAACTGCCGGCCGACTTCGAGCGGCGCTGCATCGACCACCTGCTGGCCCTCGCCCGGGAACTGGACGAACTGCACGACCGCACCGGCCGGGTCGTCCGACTGGCGATCGAGCCCGAACCGTTCTGCGTGCTGGAGACGACCGCGGAGACGATCGCCTTCTTCGACCGCCTGCGAACCGCCGCGGACGAAGCCGGCTGCGGGGCGGCCGCCCGCACGCATCTGGGCGTGTGCTACGACGTCTGCCATCAGGCGGTGGAGTTCGAAGCCGCCGCCGAGGTCGTCGCGGCGTTCGAGGCCGCGGACGTGCGGATCAATAAGGTGCAGCTCTCCTGCGCCGTCGAGCTGCCGGACCCCGCCGACGCCGACGCCCGGGCGGCGCTGGTGCGGTATGCGGAGCCGCGGTATCTGCACCAAACCTTCGCCGCCGTCCGAGACGGCGACTCCTGGGCGGTGCGGGGGCGGGCGGCGGACATCGCCCCGGAGTTCGCCGACGCCGCTCCGCCGGAGTTCTTCGCCGCAGACGCCTGGCGAACCCACTTCCACGTGCCCATCAGCCGGACGGACCTCGGCCCGCTGAACACCACTCGGCCGGAGCTGGCCGCCGCCCTGTCCGCGGTCGCGGGGCTGCCGTACGCCCCGCACCTGGAGGTCGAGACCTACACCTGGCCGGTGTTGCCCGGGGCGACGCCGACGCCGGAGGAACAGATCGAAGGCATCGCTGCGGAACTGCTCGCCGCGGCCGCGATCGCCGCAACCACTGTCCAGAACGACGGGGCGGCGTGA
- a CDS encoding DMT family transporter — MTTPAPPKAPAAPAARTRASPSKPLPWKAAAVAILLSILWGGTPASIRVAGDSVPPLFGAAIRFWLASLFMLGWCAARGERLWPRRHEWRPCGLLGLFLFVQIALYHTGVAATNASHAALFINTFVFWTAVIEHFVSRDDRLTGLRWAGLAVAATGVCTVLFTAGQTVSGGGTPATLRGDFIVAFSGFLLGAKIVVTKRTTKRVPPGTLILWHDILGASLLLALAAAVETFEPARLTTEAVLALLYQGLLVGGFCFGAQTALLERYSASRVTAFNAATPVWGVAIAVLMLGDPLSPWLFVAAGAVATGIVLINRRPRGATVRRPLREGG, encoded by the coding sequence GTGACGACGCCGGCGCCTCCCAAAGCCCCGGCCGCCCCGGCTGCAAGGACCCGGGCCAGCCCCTCCAAGCCGCTGCCGTGGAAGGCGGCGGCGGTGGCGATCCTGCTGTCGATTCTCTGGGGCGGCACCCCGGCGAGCATTCGCGTCGCGGGGGACAGCGTGCCGCCGCTGTTCGGGGCGGCGATCCGGTTCTGGCTGGCCAGCCTGTTCATGCTGGGCTGGTGCGCCGCCCGCGGCGAGCGGCTGTGGCCGCGGCGGCACGAGTGGCGGCCCTGCGGCCTGCTGGGGCTGTTTCTGTTCGTGCAGATCGCCCTCTACCACACCGGCGTGGCGGCGACGAACGCCTCGCACGCGGCGCTGTTCATCAACACGTTCGTGTTCTGGACCGCGGTCATCGAGCACTTCGTCTCCCGCGACGACCGCCTCACCGGTCTGCGATGGGCGGGGCTGGCCGTCGCGGCGACGGGCGTCTGCACCGTGCTGTTCACCGCCGGGCAGACTGTCTCCGGCGGCGGCACCCCGGCGACCTTGCGGGGGGACTTCATCGTCGCGTTCTCCGGCTTCCTGCTGGGGGCGAAGATCGTGGTGACGAAGCGCACGACGAAACGCGTCCCCCCCGGCACGCTGATTTTGTGGCACGACATCCTTGGGGCCTCGCTGCTGTTGGCGCTGGCGGCGGCCGTGGAGACCTTCGAGCCGGCCCGCCTGACGACGGAGGCCGTGCTGGCGCTGCTTTATCAGGGATTACTCGTCGGCGGGTTCTGCTTCGGGGCCCAGACGGCGCTGCTGGAACGCTACTCGGCCAGCCGGGTGACGGCCTTCAACGCGGCGACGCCGGTGTGGGGCGTGGCGATCGCCGTGCTAATGCTGGGCGATCCGCTGTCGCCGTGGCTGTTCGTGGCGGCGGGGGCCGTGGCGACCGGTATCGTGCTGATCAACCGACGCCCCCGCGGTGCGACGGTTCGTCGCCCTCTTCGAGAGGGCGGCTAA
- a CDS encoding GIY-YIG nuclease family protein, translating into MQISWQPEPFAAFGPNPFAAPGPSAPLHVVEAKRKKELKERMRLACPRRPGVYGMVDAAGRLIYVGKSKSLRTRLLSYFGKSAEGEKAAKIIRETRTLVWEETGTDFASLLRELQLIRTWRPRWNVKDQPRSRRPRYLCVGRGPARCVFVTTTPPKDAVAFGPFRGRATLTAAAEALNLHYGLRDCTGKVTLHWADQAELFPTQKRPGCLRIDLGTCLGPCAGACTRKAYAEREEACLRWLRGLSAAADGPDPAGVLAERMARAAREMRFETAAKLRDAATAVEWLATKLHDLRTVRETFHFVYPTVAGRGTEQNRDAGGPEDGRRLWYLIERGHVAAVVHDPVADRRRRKPAERLLAAWVDDGRLLPRHHIPPHPTVNLTGHWFRTKPAELEGVMTPAEALEACRSGFRPERKAAEVAA; encoded by the coding sequence GTGCAAATCAGTTGGCAGCCCGAACCGTTCGCCGCGTTCGGCCCCAATCCTTTCGCCGCCCCGGGGCCGTCTGCCCCGCTGCACGTCGTCGAGGCGAAGCGGAAAAAGGAGCTCAAGGAGCGGATGCGGCTCGCCTGCCCGCGACGTCCGGGCGTCTACGGCATGGTCGACGCCGCCGGCCGGCTGATCTACGTCGGCAAGTCGAAGTCCCTCCGCACCCGTCTGCTGAGCTACTTCGGCAAGAGCGCCGAGGGGGAGAAGGCGGCGAAAATCATCCGCGAAACCCGCACACTGGTGTGGGAGGAGACCGGCACGGACTTCGCCAGCCTGCTCCGCGAACTTCAACTGATCCGCACCTGGCGGCCCCGCTGGAACGTGAAGGACCAGCCCCGCAGCCGACGGCCGCGATACCTGTGCGTCGGTCGCGGCCCGGCCCGCTGCGTGTTCGTCACCACGACTCCGCCGAAGGACGCGGTCGCCTTCGGCCCCTTCCGCGGCCGGGCGACGCTGACCGCCGCCGCGGAGGCGTTGAATCTGCATTACGGTCTGCGGGACTGCACCGGCAAGGTCACGCTGCACTGGGCCGATCAGGCGGAGTTGTTCCCCACGCAGAAGCGCCCCGGCTGCCTGCGGATTGATCTGGGCACCTGCCTCGGCCCCTGCGCCGGGGCCTGCACGCGGAAGGCCTACGCTGAGCGGGAAGAGGCCTGTCTGCGGTGGCTCCGCGGCCTGAGCGCCGCAGCCGACGGCCCGGACCCCGCCGGAGTGCTCGCCGAGCGGATGGCTCGCGCCGCCCGGGAGATGCGGTTCGAAACCGCCGCCAAACTGCGGGACGCCGCCACCGCGGTCGAATGGCTGGCCACGAAGCTGCACGATTTGCGGACCGTGCGGGAGACGTTTCACTTTGTCTATCCCACTGTCGCGGGGCGAGGTACGGAGCAGAATCGCGACGCCGGCGGCCCGGAAGACGGGCGGCGGCTGTGGTACCTCATCGAACGGGGTCACGTCGCCGCCGTGGTGCACGACCCCGTCGCCGACCGCCGCCGCCGCAAGCCCGCCGAGCGGCTGCTGGCGGCTTGGGTGGACGACGGCCGGTTGCTCCCCCGCCACCACATTCCCCCGCACCCGACGGTCAACCTGACCGGGCATTGGTTCCGCACCAAACCGGCGGAACTCGAAGGCGTGATGACGCCCGCGGAGGCGCTGGAGGCCTGTCGCAGCGGCTTCCGGCCGGAGCGAAAAGCGGCCGAGGTCGCGGCGTAG
- the mutY gene encoding A/G-specific adenine glycosylase, whose protein sequence is MNDADLPAFRTAILDWYAAHGRDLPWRRTANPYPIWVSEVMLQQTTVAAVVPYWERFLAAFPTVEALAAAPEVAVLRLWEGLGYYSRARNLHAAAKAIVVRGSWPRTVEGLRELPGVGRYTAGAVASFAFDQPAPIVEANTLRLFARLIGLRDDPRSAAGQAALWGFAERLVAAPTEEARPSTLNQAVMELGGTVCTPKEPRCGACPVSRWCVAFALNAQDVIPPPKARPTITNVTEATIAVRRADGAVLIRQREEGERWAGLWDFPRFEPPAELTADVPPLDGRQRSLPLGDDLGPLQQWLSEAVREQTGVRCTVGAGALEIRHGVTRFRIRLLCFLGERTGGRLRSRAALRWARPADLTDVPLSKTGRQFAQRLADLSVEGGAP, encoded by the coding sequence GTGAACGACGCGGACCTCCCCGCATTCCGGACCGCGATCCTGGATTGGTACGCCGCCCACGGCCGCGATCTGCCGTGGCGGCGGACGGCCAACCCGTATCCGATCTGGGTCAGCGAGGTGATGCTCCAGCAGACGACCGTCGCGGCGGTCGTCCCCTATTGGGAGCGGTTCCTCGCCGCCTTCCCCACCGTTGAGGCGTTAGCCGCAGCCCCCGAAGTCGCGGTGCTGCGTCTGTGGGAGGGTCTGGGCTACTACAGCCGTGCCCGCAACCTGCACGCCGCGGCGAAGGCGATCGTCGTCCGGGGCAGTTGGCCGCGGACGGTGGAGGGCCTGCGGGAGCTGCCGGGCGTCGGTCGCTACACCGCGGGAGCCGTCGCCAGTTTCGCGTTCGATCAGCCGGCGCCGATCGTGGAGGCCAACACCCTCCGCCTGTTCGCCCGGCTGATCGGCCTGCGGGACGATCCCCGCTCCGCCGCCGGACAGGCGGCGTTGTGGGGCTTCGCCGAACGTCTCGTCGCGGCTCCGACAGAGGAGGCCCGGCCGTCCACGCTCAATCAGGCGGTGATGGAGCTGGGCGGAACCGTCTGCACGCCGAAGGAACCACGGTGCGGCGCCTGCCCCGTGAGCCGGTGGTGCGTCGCGTTTGCTCTGAACGCTCAAGACGTGATCCCGCCGCCGAAGGCGCGGCCGACGATCACGAACGTCACCGAGGCGACCATCGCCGTCCGGCGGGCGGACGGGGCGGTGCTGATCCGGCAGCGGGAGGAGGGCGAACGCTGGGCCGGTCTGTGGGATTTCCCCCGGTTCGAGCCGCCGGCGGAACTGACGGCCGACGTGCCGCCGCTCGACGGGCGGCAACGCTCGTTGCCGCTGGGCGACGACCTCGGGCCGCTTCAACAGTGGTTGTCTGAAGCGGTCCGGGAACAGACCGGCGTCCGCTGCACGGTGGGGGCGGGGGCGCTGGAGATTCGGCACGGGGTGACCCGGTTCCGCATCCGCCTGCTGTGCTTCCTGGGCGAACGCACCGGCGGCCGGCTGCGGTCGCGGGCGGCGCTGCGGTGGGCGAGGCCGGCGGACCTGACGGACGTACCGCTGTCGAAGACGGGACGACAGTTCGCGCAGCGGCTGGCCGATCTGTCGGTGGAGGGCGGAGCGCCGTAG